A region of Spodoptera frugiperda isolate SF20-4 chromosome 26, AGI-APGP_CSIRO_Sfru_2.0, whole genome shotgun sequence DNA encodes the following proteins:
- the LOC118264846 gene encoding uncharacterized protein LOC118264846, translating into MIILLVWLVVLVAVVLLYFRKVYSTFGRHGVKHIEPVPIFGNMHTIIFRTEHINDVFTSLYDKFPEERFVGRYEFNKEVIFVRDLELIKKISVKDFEHFIDHRFILGNSESYFSRNLLSLKGQEWKDMRSTLSPAFTSSKIRLMIPFMVEVGDQMMRSLHKAIKESKTGSIDLDCKDLTTRYANDVIASCAFGLKVDSHNDKNNSFYALGKDTSVLNFRKVLNSFILSALPAVGEFFKLDIISESSKNAFKSLVLETMENRELKNIIRPDMIHLLMEAKKGRLTHEDIKSNDEAAGFATVTESAVGKKTVNREWSDGDLVAQAVLFFVAGFETVSSGMSFLLHELALNPDVQERLAQEIKENDAKNGGKFDFNSIQNMVYMDMVVSELLRFWPPSLALDRICTKDYNLGKPNAKADNDYIVHKGTGLWIPVYAIHRDPNYYPNPNKFDPERFSEENRHTINPLAYMPFGVGPRNCIGSRFALCEIKVMTYQILRELEISPCEKTCIPSRFCKKSFQPRLHGGHWLRFRARTYKTYVICLTRDIAELCETQCIISIVSHIPADQRLFFKIPPPTLRRSFVVLQATRLASTRFQQYFDDRIMIILLIWLGVLVAVITLYFRRLYSSFSRHGIKHIRPVPLLGNMAKVVLRAEHTSDELTKVYNEFPEERFVGRYEFTKELIVVRDLELVKKITVKDFEHFLDHRPLLGNGNSYFSRNLFSLTGQEWKDMRSTLSPAFTSSKMRLMVPFMVEVGDQMMRSLHRIIKESKNGSVDLDCKDLTARYANDVIASCAFGLKVDSHNDKNNSFYKLGKETSTLNFAKIIKSFLFANLPEVAKILKLDFLTESSKHAFKSLVLETMENRELKNIIRHDMIHLLIQAKKGKLTHEDIKPNDRAVGFATVTESAVGTKKVNRVWTDEDLVAQAVVFFIAGFEAVSSGMSFLLHELAMNPDVQERLAQEIKENDAKNGGKFDFNSIQNMVYMDMVVSEVLRLWPTAGALDRICTKDYNMGKPNPKAEKDYIIRKGTGVWIPVFTIHRDPHYYPNPNKFDPERFSEENRHTINPLAYMPFGAGPRNCIGSRFALCEIKVITYQILREMEVSPCEKTCIPAKLSSETFNLSLRGGHWLKFRARTTQIMIILLVWLAVLVAVITLYFRRLYSSFSRHGVKHIKPVPILGNMSRVVLRAEHVSDGLTTVYNKFPEERFVGRYEFIKELIVVRDLELIKKMTVKDFEHFLDHRPLLGNSESYFSRNLFSLRGQEWKDMRSTLSPAFTSSKMRLMVPFMVEVGDQMMQSLHKIIKESKSGSIDVECKDLTTRYANDVIASCAFGLKVDSHNDKNNSFYKLGKETSTFNFPQIIKSFMLANVPEIAKLLKLDFLSESSKKAFKSLVLDTMENRELKNIIRPDMIHLLMEAKKGKLTHEDIKSNDVAAGFATVTESAVGKKEINRVWTDEDLVAQAVLFFIAGFETVSSGMSFLLHELAMNPDVQERLAQEIKENDAKNGGKFDFNSIQNMVYMDMVVSEVLRLWPPAVALDRICTKDYNMGKPNPKAEKDYIIRKGTGVWIPVFTIHRDPEHFPDPMKFDPERFSEENRHTINPLAYMPFGVGPRNCIGSRFALCEIKVMTYQILREMEVSPCEKTCIPAKLSNETFNLRLQGGHWLKFRPRTFQCEYGIVLSVLCLKLVCLHTTGLLFLLYFLYKMLISLLCAGVVVALLVLYLRQFYSFHKDGIKYHTPVPLLGNVASVMFRREHYVHNLQNYYNSFPEERFVGRFEFITKLILVRDIELIKKITIKDFEHFTDHRGFDGESFFKRTLFLMRGQEWKDMRSTLSPAFTSSKIRLMVPFMMEVGDQMILSLNKKLEDSKDDYVDVDFKDLTTRYANDVIASCAYGLKVDSQADPDNQFYNMGKNLFDFKVIRMIMFFVLLNAPKVAKILNWDIVPASVRKFFTELVLDTMKDRQQRNIVRPDMIHLLMEAKKGKLSHDEKPDDSSTGFATVEESSIGLRKEVNREWTDNDLVSQAFLFFIAGFETVSTAMSFMMYELAVNPDVQDRLVQEIREHDAKNGGKFDFNSIQSMKYLDMVVSEVLRRWPPALVADRECIKDYNMGKPNKNSKEDVIIRKGTGLMIPILAIHHDPRYFPQPEKFDPERFSVENRHKINMNAYIPFGIGPRNCLGSRFALCEMKVMTYQLLRHMELSPCEKTCIPAKLAVDNLNIRLHGGHWLRIRPRK; encoded by the exons ATGATAATCCTATTAGTCTGGTTGGTGGTCCTGGTTGCTGTGGTATTGCTGTACTTTCGCAAGGTGTATTCCACTTTCGGTCGCCATGGCGTCAAGCACATAGAGCCAGTACCGATCTTCGGCAATATGCACACGATAATTTTTCGCACGGAACATATAAATGATGTTTTTACAAGCCTCTACGATAAATTTCCTGAGGAAAG GTTCGTTGGCAGATATGAATTCAATAAGGAGGTGATATTTGTTCGTGACCTCGAGCTGATAAAGAAGATATCTGTGAAAGATTTCGAGCACTTCATTGACCACCGCTTTATTTTGGGCAACAGCGAGTCCTACTTCTCCAGGAACTTGTTATCTTTAAAAg GTCAAGAATGGAAGGACATGCGCTCCACACTGAGTCCAGCGTTCACAAGCTCCAAGATACGCCTGATGATACCTTTCATGGTGGAGGTCGGAGACCAGATGATGCGATCGCTTCATAAAGCTATAAAGGAATCTAAGA CTGGTTCCATAGACTTGGATTGCAAAGACTTGACGACCCGCTACGCTAACGATGTGATCGCCTCCTGTGCCTTTGGTCTGAAGGTGGACTCCCACAATGATAAGAATAACAGTTTCTACGCACTGGGGAAAGATACCTCTGTATTGAATTTCCGGAAGGTGCTCAATTCTTTCATACTTTCTGCACTACCAGCCGTTGGTGAG TTCTTTAAGTTGGACATCATCTCGGAGTCATCAAAGAACGCATTCAAGAGTCTGGTACTAGAAACGATGGAAAACCGAGAGTTGAAGAATATTATCAGACCCGACATGATACACTTGTTAATGGAAGCCAAGAAAG GTAGGCTGACGCATGAAGACATTAAATCTAATGATGAGGCTGCTGGATTTGCTACTGTTACTGAATCAGCTGTAGGCAAGAAAACAGTTAACAGAG AATGGAGTGATGGGGACCTTGTTGCTCAAGCAGTCCTGTTCTTTGTTGCTGGCTTTGAAACTGTATCATCAGGCATGTCGTTCCTACTCCACGAGCTTGCTTTGAACCCTGACGTCCAAGAGCGGCTGGCGCAGGAGATCAAGGAAAACGACGCCAAGAACGGCGGCAAGTTCGACTTCAACTCCATACAGAACATGGTCTACATGGATATGGTGGTGTCAG AACTCCTTCGATTTTGGCCACCTTCACTTGCTCTTGACAGAATTTGCACAAAAGACTACAATTTGGGTAAACCGAATGCGAAGGCCGACAACGATTATATT GTCCACAAAGGCACTGGCCTCTGGATACCAGTTTACGCTATCCACCGTGATCCTAATTACTACCCCAATCCTAACAAGTTCGACCCTGAGCGGTTCTCAGAAGAGAACAGGCACACCATCAATCCACTCGCGTACATGCCCTTCGGTGTTGGACCTCGGAATTGCATTG GGTCAAGATTTGCACTTTGTGAGATAAAAGTAATGACATACCAGATTCTCCGAGAATTGGAAATCTCTCCTTGCGAGAAGACCTGTATTCCATCGAGGTTTTGCAAAAAGAGTTTCCAACCACGGCTGCATGGAGGACACTGGCTCAGGTTCAGAGCGAGGACTT ATAAAActtatgttatttgtttaacCCGTGATATCGCAGAActatgcgagacacaatgtattatATCTATTGTATCTCATATACCGGCAGACCAGAGGTTATTCTTTAAAATCCCTCCTCCCACTCTCAGACGTAGTTTCGTGGTCTTACAAGCAACACGTTTGGCATCAACTCGGTTCCAACAGTATTTTGACGATAGA ATCATGATCATCCTCCTAATTTGGCTGGGGGTCCTCGTCGCCGTGATAACGCTGTACTTCCGAAGACTGTACTCCTCCTTCAGCCGCCATGGCATCAAGCACATCAGACCAGTCCCGCTCCTCGGCAACATGGCCAAGGTCGTCTTACGCGCAGAACACACCAGCGATGAACTCACAAAGGTCTACAACGAGTTCCCTGAGGAAAG GTTCGTCGGAAGGTATGAATTCACCAAGGAATTAATTGTAGTCCGTGACCTTGAACTGGTCAAGAAGATAACTGTGAAAGACTTCGAGCATTTCCTCGACCACCGGCCCTTGTTAGGCAACGGCAATTCGTACTTCTCCAGGAATCTATTTTCTTTAACAG GTCAAGAATGGAAGGACATGCGCTCCACACTGAGTCCAGCGTTCACAAGCTCCAAGATGCGTCTGATGGTGCCTTTCATGGTGGAGGTCGGAGACCAGATGATGCGGTCGCTTCATAGAATTATAAAGGAATCTAAGA ATGGCTCCGTGGATTTGGATTGCAAAGACCTGACTGCTCGCTACGCCAACGATGTGATAGCCTCCTGTGCCTTTGGTCTGAAGGTGGACTCCCACAATGACAAAAACAACAGCTTCTATAAACTGGGGAAGGAGACTTCTACTTTAAACTTTGCTAAGATAATAAAGTCTTTCCTGTTTGCTAACTTGCCAGAAGTAGCTAAG ATATTAAAATTGGATTTCCTTACGGAGTCATCAAAGCACGCATTCAAGAGTCTGGTACTAGAAACGATGGAAAACCGAGAGTTGAAGAATATTATTAGACACGACATGATACACTTGTTAATACAAGCCAAGAAAG GCAAATTGACGCATGAAGATATCAAACCCAACGATCGGGCTGTTGGTTTTGCTACTGTTACCGAATCAGCTGTGGGGACGAAAAAAGTTAATAGAG TGTGGACTGATGAGGATCTCGTGGCTCAAGCAGTGGTGTTCTTCATTGCCGGATTCGAGGCTGTCTCATCAGGCATGTCGTTCCTACTCCACGAGCTTGCTATGAATCCTGACGTTCAGGAGCGGCTGGCGCAGGAGATCAAGGAAAATGACGCCAAGAACGGCGGCAAGTTCGACTTCAACTCCATACAGAACATGGTCTACATGGATATGGTGGTGTCAG aggTCCTCCGACTTTGGCCAACAGCTGGAGCTCTAGACAGAATTTGCACCAAAGATTACAATATGGGCAAACCGAACCCAAAAGCGGAGAAAGATTACATT ATCCGCAAAGGAACTGGCGTCTGGATACCAGTATTCACCATTCACCGCGATCCTCATTACTACCCCAATCCTAACAAGTTCGACCCTGAGCGGTTCTCAGAAGAGAACAGACACACCATCAATCCGCTCGCGTACATGCCCTTCGGTGCTGGACCTCGGAATTGCATTG GATCAAGATTTGCGCTCTGTGAGATTAAGGTGATAACATACCAGATCCTCCGAGAAATGGAAGTGTCCCCTTGTGAGAAGACCTGCATACCAGCGAAGTTGTCAAGTGAAACCTTTAACTTAAGCCTACGTGGAGGACACTGGCTCAAGTTCAGAGCGAGGACT ACACAG ATCATGATTATCCTGCTAGTCTGGCTGGCGGTCCTCGTCGCCGTGATAACGCTGTACTTCCGAAGACTGTACTCCTCCTTCAGCCGCCATGGCGTCAAGCACATCAAGCCAGTCCCGATCCTCGGCAACATGTCCAGGGTAGTCTTACGCGCTGAGCATGTCAGTGACGGACTCACAACGGTCTACAACAAGTTCCCTGAGGAAAG GTTCGTTGGCAGATATGAATTCATCAAGGAGTTGATTGTGGTTCGTGACCTGGAGCTGATTAAAAAGATGACTGTGAAAGACTTCGAGCACTTCCTCGACCACCGTCCCTTGTTAGGCAACAGCGAGTCCTACTTCTCCAGGAACCTCTTCTCTTTAAGAG GTCAGGAATGGAAGGACATGCGCTCCACGCTGAGTCCAGCGTTCACAAGCTCCAAGATGCGGCTGATGGTACCTTTCATGGTGGAGGTCGGAGACCAGATGATGCAATCacttcataaaattataaaagaatcAAAGA GTGGTTCCATAGATGTGGAATGTAAAGACCTGACAACCCGCTACGCCAACGATGTGATTGCCTCCTGTGCCTTTGGTCTGAAGGTGGACTCCCACAATGACAAAAACAACAGCTTCTATAAACTGGGAAAGGAGACTTCTACATTTAATTTTCCTCAGATTATCAAGTCCTTCATGCTCGCTAATGTACCAGAAATAGCTAAG cttttaaagtTGGATTTCCTCTCGGAGTCATCAAAGAAGGCATTCAAATCTCTGGTCTTGGACACAATGGAAAACCGAGAGTTGAAGAATATTATCAGACCCGACATGATACACTTGTTGATGGAAGCCAAGAAAG GCAAACTGACTCACGAAGATATTAAATCCAATGATGTGGCTGCTGGATTCGCTACTGTAACGGAATCAGCTGTGGGGAAGAAAGAAATTAATAGAG tATGGACTGATGAGGACCTCGTGGCTCAAGCAGTGCTCTTCTTCATTGCTGGATTTGAAACTGTCTCATCAGGCATGTCGTTCCTACTCCACGAGCTTGCCATGAACCCTGACGTTCAGGAGCGGCTGGCGCAGGAGATCAAGGAAAATGACGCCAAGAACGGCGGCAAGTTCGACTTCAACTCCATACAGAACATGGTCTACATGGATATGGTGGTGTCAG AGGTCCTTCGACTTTGGCCACCTGCAGTTGCCCTAGACAGAATTTGCACTAAAGACTACAACATGGGCAAACCGAACCCAAAAGCGGAGAAAGATTACATT ATCCGCAAAGGAACTGGAGTCTGGATACCAGTATTCACCATTCACCGTGATCCTGAGCACTTCCCCGATCCTATGAAGTTCGACCCTGAGCGGTTCTCAGAAGAAAACAGACACACCATCAATCCACTCGCGTACATGCCCTTCGGTGTTGGACCTCGGAATTGCATTG GATCAAGATTTGCGCTCTGTGAGATTAAAGTGATGACATACCAGATACTCAGAGAAATGGAAGTGTCCCCTTGTGAGAAGACCTGCATACCAGCGAAGTTGTCTAACGAAACTTTCAACCTGAGGCTGCAAGGAGGACACTGGCTCAAGTTCAGACCGAGGACTT TTCAGTGTGAATACGGCATAGTATTGAGTGTGTTGTGTCTAAAGTTGGTTTGTTTACATACAACCGGTTTGCtgtttttgctatattttttatac AAAATGTTAATATCATTGCTGTGTGCGGGAGTGGTGGTGGCGCTGCTGGTGCTGTACCTCAGGCAGTTCTACTCATTCCACAAGGATGGCATCAAGTACCACACGCCGGTCCCACTGCTGGGCAACGTGGCCTCAGTAATGTTCCGTCGAGAACACTACGTGCATAATCTGCAGAATTACTACAACAGTTTTCCTGAAGAAAG GTTCGTCGGCAGATTTGAATTCATCACAAAGCTTATATTAGTTCGTGACATTGAGCTGATCAAAAAGATCACCATCAAAGACTTTGAGCATTTCACCGACCACCGTGGCTTCGATGGCGAATCTTTCTTCAAAAGAACTCTGTTCTTAATGAGAG GTCAAGAATGGAAGGACATGCGCTCCACACTGAGTCCAGCGTTCACCAGCTCTAAAATCCGGTTGATGGTACCTTTCATGATGGAAGTCGGAGACCAGATGATACTTTCACTAAACAAAAAATTGGAGGATTCAAAAG ATGATTACGTAGACGTTGATTTCAAGGACCTTACAACACGGTACGCTAATGATGTGATAGCATCTTGTGCCTATGGTCTAAAGGTGGACTCTCAGGCTGATCCGGACAACCAGTTTTATAACATGGGCAAGAATTTGTTTGATTTCAAAGTCATACGAATGATAatgttctttgttttattaaatgcaCCTAAAGTAGCTAAA atacTTAATTGGGATATTGTACCAGCTTCAGTAAGGAAATTCTTCACGGAATTGGTGCTTGACACGATGAAAGACCGGCAACAACGCAATATTGTCAGACCCGATATGATACACTTGCTGATGGAAGCAAAAAAAG gaaaaCTATCACATGATGAGAAACCTGATGATAGTTCTACTGGATTCGCCACTGTCGAAGAATCTTCAATTGGATTGAGAAAAGAGGTCAATCGAG AATGGACTGACAACGACTTAGTTTCTCAAGCATTTCTCTTCTTCATCGCTGGCTTCGAAACTGTTTCGACTGCTATGTCTTTCATGATGTACGAGCTGGCAGTAAACCCTGACGTGCAGGATCGTCTGGTGCAGGAGATTAGGGAACATGACGCTAAGAACGGTGGCAAGTTCGACTTCAACTCTATCCAGAGCATGAAGTATCTGGACATGGTGGTGTCTG AGGTCTTGCGAAGATGGCCACCGGCCTTAGTTGCTGATAGGGAGTGTATCAAGGATTACAATATGGGCAAACCAAACAAGAACTCCAAagaagatgtcatt ATTCGTAAAGGTACTGGCCTCATGATCCCAATTCTAGCCATCCATCACGACCCTCGATACTTCCCACAGCCAGAAAAGTTCGACCCTGAGCGTTTCTCCGTAGAAAACCGACACAAGATTAATATGAATGCCTACATTCCCTTCGGAATTGGTCCTAGGAATTGTTTAG GATCGAGATTTGCTCTCTGTGAGATGAAAGTGATGACCTACCAGCTCCTACGTCACATGGAACtgtctccatgtgagaagaccTGCATCCCTGCCAAGCTGGCTGTTGACAACTTGAACATCAGACTACATGGAGGACACTGGCTTAGAATAAGACCTAGAAAATAA
- the LOC118264068 gene encoding probable cytochrome P450 9f2, with protein MLVLVWLAILVAVTTLYFRKLYSSFSRHGIKYIKPVPIFGNMGSAILRREHVNDQIIKLYNKYPEERFVGRYDFMQETIVIRDIELIKKITVKDFEHFIDHRLEFGNPDSYISRNIVSLKGQEWKDMRSSLSPAFTSSKMRLMVPFMVEVGEQMMQSLHRYIKESKNGSVELDCKDLTSRYTNDVIASCAFGLKVDSHNDKNNSFYKLGKETSTFNFRQTISIFLLSSAPILGKIFKLDVISDSSKNAFRSLVLDTMRNRELKNIIRPDMIHLLMEAKKGKLTHDDIKSNDVATGFATVTESAVGKKSVKRDWSDNDLIAQAVVFFVAGFETVSTAMSFLLYELALNPDVQERLAQEIKENDAKNGGKFDFNSIQNMVYMDMVVSEILRLWPPGFVLDRICHKDYNLGKPNPKADKDYIVRKGTGVWIPVYCIHRDPKYFPNPEKFDPERFSEANRHTIDPMTYMPFGIGPRNCIGSRFALCEIKVIAYQILREMEVSPCEKTCIPAKLSNETFSLTMRGEQWLTFTPRK; from the exons ATGCTCGTCTTGGTCTGGTTGGCGATCCTGGTCGCAGTGACCACATTATACTTCCGCAAGCTGTACTCCTCCTTCAGTCGCCATGGCATCAAGTACATAAAGCCAGTCCCTATCTTCGGTAACATGGGCAGTGCCATTTTACGCAGAGAACATGTAAATGATCAGATTATAAAACTCTACAACAAATACCCCGAGGAAAG GTTCGTTGGAAGATACGATTTTATGCAGGAAACAATTGTAATACGCGATATTGAGCTGATCAAGAAGATAACTGTGAAGGATTTCGAACATTTCATCGACCACCGCTTGGAGTTTGGCAACCCCGACTCCTATATTTCCAGGAACATTGTTTCTTTAAAAG gtCAGGAATGGAAGGACATGCGCTCCTCGTTGAGTCCAGCGTTCACAAGCTCCAAGATGCGGCTGATGGTGCCTTTCATGGTGGAAGTCGGAGAACAGATGATGCAGTCTCTTCATAGATATATAAAAGAATCTAAGA ATGGATCCGTAGAATTGGATTGCAAAGACCTGACTTCACGCTACACTAACGATGTGATTGCCTCCTGTGCCTTTGGTCTGAAGGTGGACTCCCACAATGACAAAAACAACAGCTTCTACAAACTGGGAAAGGAGACCTCCACATTCAATTTCCGCCAAACAATCTCCATTTTCTTGCTTAGTAGCGCACCAATCTTGGGaaag ATCTTCAAGTTGGATGTCATTTCGGACTCGTCAAAGAACGCATTCAGATCTTTGGTCTTAGATACAATGCGAAACCGAGAGTTGAAAAACATTATCAGACCCGACATGATACACTTGTTGATGGAAGCCAAGAAAG gcAAACTAACGCATGACGATATTAAATCCAATGACGTAGCTACTGGGTTTGCTACTGTAACCGAATCGGCTGTGGGGAAGAAATCGGTCAAAAGAG ACTGGAGTGACAACGATCTCATTGCTCAAGCAGTGGTATTCTTCGTTGCTGGATTTGAGACTGTCTCAACAGCAATGTCGTTCCTACTCTACGAGCTTGCTTTGAACCCTGATGTTCAGGAGCGGCTGGCGCAGGAGATCAAGGAAAATGACGCCAAGAACGGCGGCAAGTTCGACTTCAACTCCATACAGAACATGGTCTACATGGATATGGTGGTGTCAG AAATCCTTCGCCTTTGGCCACCTGGATTTGTTCTTGATAGAATTTGCCACAAAGATTACAACTTGGGTAAACCGAACCCAAAAGCGGACAAAGATTATATC GTCCGCAAAGGTACTGGGGTCTGGATACCAGTCTATTGCATCCACCGTGATCCAAAGTACTTCCCCAATCCAGAGAAGTTCGACCCTGAGCGCTTCTCGGAAGCAAACAGACACACCATCGATCCAATGACGTATATGCCCTTCGGTATCGGTCCAAGGAATTGCATTG GATCAAGATTTGCGCTCTGTGAAATTAAGGTTATAGCATACCAGATCCTGCGAGAAATGGAAGTGTCCCCTTGTGAGAAGACCTGCATACCAGCGAAGTTGTCCAATGAAACTTTCTCCTTGACTATGCGAGGAGAACAGTGGCTCACGTTCACGCCGAGGAAATAG
- the LOC118264056 gene encoding cytochrome P450 9e2-like, protein MANTIFQREHFAYDVLKLYRTFPKDRFVGRYEFTNPRIMLRDLDLVKRITVKDFEVFLDHREFGGDTFFGRTLILLKGQEWKDMRSTLSPAFTSSKIRLMVPFMVEVGDQMIRSLRKEIEASDDGYINVDCKDLTTRYANDVIASCAFGLKVNSHEEKNNEFYMMGRAAANFGLREMFMFMLYFIAPKIIALLKWNLVPDKMKNFFINLVLDTMKDRETRHIFRPDMIHLLMEAKKGQLTHEDAKSNNETTGFATVEESSVGLKKTANRVWNDNDLSAQAFLFFIAGFETVSTSMSFLLYELAVNPDVQERLAQEIKEHDAKNGGKFDFNSIQSMKYMDMVVSELLRLWPPLAVMDRESNRDYNMGRPSEDVEKDYILPKGSTVFIPAFAFHRDPQYFPDPDKFDPERFSEENRYKLNLNAYMPFGNGPRNCIGSRFALCELKVLTYQILLHMELSPSEKTPIPAKLAADSINIRLQGGHWLRFRQRK, encoded by the exons ATGGCCAACACCATATTTCAACGAGAACATTTCGCGTACGATGTCCTTAAATTGTACAGGACCTTTCCAAAAGACAG GTTTGTTGGAAGATATGAATTCACAAATCCGAGGATAATGCTCCGTGATCTCGACTTGGTGAAAAGAATTACTGTCAAAGATTTTGAAGTATTCCTTGATCATCGTGAATTCGGTGGGGACACGTTTTTCGGCAGAACCCTAATATTATTGAAAG GCCAAGAATGGAAGGACATGCGCTCCACGTTGAGTCCAGCGTTCACAAGCTCCAAGATACGGCTGATGGTGCCTTTCATGGTGGAGGTCGGAGACCAGATGATACGGTCACTTCGCAAGGAAATCGAGGCGTCAGATG ACGGATATATAAATGTCGATTGCAAGGATCTCACAACTCGCTACGCGAATGACGTTATAGCTTCTTGTGCTTTTGGCCTGAAGGTTAATTCTCATGAAGAGAAAAATAACGAATTCTACATGATGGGTAGGGCAGCAGCAAACTTTGGTTTGCGTGAAATGTTTATGTTCATGTTATATTTCATTGCTCCAAAAATAATTGCG TTGCTAAAGTGGAACTTGGTACCAGATAAGATGAAGAACTTTTTCATAAACTTAGTCTTGGACACAATGAAGGACCGTGAAACGCGACACATTTTTAGACCAGACATGATTCATCTGCTTATGGAAGCTAAAAAAG GCCAACTGACTCATGAAGATGCTAAATCTAACAATGAGACTACTGGGTTTGCGACTGTCGAAGAATCATCAGTTGGACTCAAAAAGACTGCGAATCGAG TTTGGAATGACAACGATCTAAGTGCTCAAGCATTTTTATTCTTCATCGCTGGTTTTGAGACTGTGTCTACAAGTATGTCGTTCTTACTGTACGAGCTGGCAGTAAACCCTGATGTGCAAGAACGATTGGCGCAGGAGATAAAGGAACATGATGCTAAGAACGGTGGCAAGTTCGACTTCAACTCTATTCAGAGCATGAAGTACATGGATATGGTTGTGTCAG AACTTCTCAGGCTATGGCCACCACTCGCAGTTATGGATAGAGAAAGCAACAGGGATTACAATATGGGCAGACCAAGTGAAGATGTTGAAAAAGATTACATt TTACCTAAGGGGTCTACAGTATTTATACCAGCCTTCGCCTTCCACCGCGACCCTCAGTACTTCCCAGATCCTGATAAGTTCGATCCAGAGCGTTTCTCTGAAGAAAACCGTTATAAGCTTAATTTGAACGCCTACATGCCTTTTGGCAATGGCCCAAGAAACTGCATAG GGTCGCGATTTGCTCTCTGCGAATTGAAGGTCTTGACTTACCAGATTCTGCTGCACATGGAACTGTCTCCTAGTGAGAAGACTCCGATTCCTGCCAAGTTGGCTGCTGACAGCATAAACATCAGGCTCCAAGGAGGACACTGGCTTAGATTtagacaaagaaaataa